The Congregibacter litoralis KT71 genome contains a region encoding:
- a CDS encoding TonB-dependent receptor domain-containing protein, whose product MKIHRTSRRDLVVAVSLVSIAMASAGVSAQQDAGSEASLEEVFVTAKSVSFGNNTVTDSMKAQQSPITSVNALIDNLPGVSIQEGDTYGFDDWSTTISVRGFQNTLDTQQIGSTIDGMPNGNSNYGGGAKANRYIDSANIETVSVSQGTADIASRSLEALGGTIDYVTSDPTEESRFRAQGSVGEFDARRYYLRYDTGMLGESTRAWVSVSQQEASDWVNGAAENERDHIAAKLVSQVGIAEIKAYISYDDTHEDNYQRLFSPEEFVANAESDRLTETWTGIPYQDQVYRRGWSTLRENLLGYVTADLAFTETLNLKVGAYYHDNEGRGDWLPPYLVNVVDDMGGPESEFTGNAGTNGGPFLGQIFFVDANGATLSPADGCVSSITFPYGGAGPQYDPACYADGAIPVGSFRNTNYEKERAGLMVDGDWTADLAGFTNTLRGGIWYEDQTRDETRTWHKITDSRVEFAADPEPYWTQYNRSYPQEVFKWYVEDTVDIGAFSLTAGVKQFLVDVAREDNFQETTDVSIDSDSDVLLSAGVVWQTPIDGLEVFAGYSENFKAVSDNILERPDSDLSVLEPETAENQELGLRYRGDRLFLTATYYQIDFSNRIIFLGAESVAGPNYLIGDTGTYFNAGGIDSTGFEVTADLRLTDSLSLYSAYSLSDSTYIGTGDPLVDAGLGVVPGNDVTGIPDQQLVMSLDWSWERFSAGISAKYTGERPVRLDNSWIADSYTTADAYLTVTGGSRGDFLQGWNISLLVNNAFDEDYLGGISGQGAWIGAPRTVSASFTVDF is encoded by the coding sequence ATGAAAATCCATCGGACTTCACGCCGCGATCTCGTCGTAGCCGTAAGCTTAGTGTCAATCGCCATGGCCAGCGCCGGTGTCTCCGCGCAACAAGACGCGGGATCGGAAGCCAGTCTGGAAGAGGTGTTTGTTACCGCCAAGAGCGTGTCCTTCGGCAACAACACCGTCACCGATTCAATGAAGGCACAGCAGTCGCCGATCACCAGCGTTAATGCGCTTATCGACAATTTGCCGGGCGTATCGATACAGGAAGGTGATACCTACGGGTTTGACGATTGGTCCACGACGATCTCTGTGCGCGGTTTTCAGAACACTCTCGATACGCAGCAGATCGGCTCGACCATTGATGGGATGCCCAACGGCAACTCGAACTATGGTGGTGGCGCCAAGGCAAACCGCTACATTGACTCCGCTAACATCGAAACGGTGTCTGTTTCTCAGGGTACGGCGGATATCGCATCGCGATCCCTGGAAGCCCTCGGTGGCACGATTGACTACGTCACCTCCGACCCTACGGAAGAGTCCCGCTTCCGTGCCCAGGGATCCGTCGGCGAGTTCGATGCCCGACGGTACTATCTTCGCTACGATACGGGCATGCTCGGCGAGAGCACTCGCGCGTGGGTCAGTGTCTCGCAGCAAGAAGCCAGTGACTGGGTCAACGGCGCGGCAGAGAACGAGCGCGATCACATTGCCGCCAAGCTTGTGTCTCAGGTGGGAATTGCCGAGATCAAGGCTTATATCTCCTACGACGATACTCATGAAGATAATTACCAGCGACTGTTTTCACCCGAAGAATTCGTTGCTAATGCGGAATCCGATCGCCTGACAGAGACCTGGACCGGTATTCCCTACCAGGACCAGGTTTATCGTAGAGGCTGGTCGACACTGCGCGAGAATCTTCTGGGCTATGTCACGGCGGACCTGGCTTTCACCGAAACACTCAATCTCAAAGTCGGTGCCTACTATCACGACAACGAGGGTCGAGGTGACTGGCTTCCACCCTATCTTGTGAATGTGGTTGACGATATGGGCGGCCCTGAATCAGAGTTCACCGGTAATGCCGGCACCAACGGTGGCCCGTTCCTGGGGCAAATCTTCTTCGTGGATGCGAACGGCGCAACCCTGAGTCCAGCGGATGGTTGCGTATCTTCCATCACCTTCCCCTACGGTGGCGCCGGTCCACAGTATGACCCCGCGTGCTACGCCGATGGCGCGATTCCCGTGGGTTCCTTCCGTAACACGAATTACGAGAAGGAGCGTGCGGGCTTGATGGTCGACGGCGACTGGACGGCGGATCTTGCTGGTTTTACGAACACCCTTCGTGGAGGCATTTGGTACGAGGATCAGACTCGGGACGAAACCCGCACCTGGCACAAAATCACCGACAGTCGCGTTGAGTTCGCCGCCGATCCAGAGCCCTACTGGACACAGTACAACCGTAGCTATCCCCAGGAGGTATTCAAATGGTATGTGGAGGATACCGTCGACATCGGTGCGTTCTCCCTGACGGCTGGCGTCAAGCAGTTCCTCGTCGACGTGGCGCGGGAGGACAATTTCCAGGAGACGACGGATGTTTCTATCGATTCGGACTCCGACGTGCTCCTGTCTGCCGGTGTCGTCTGGCAGACGCCTATCGATGGTCTTGAGGTTTTTGCCGGCTACTCTGAAAACTTTAAAGCGGTATCCGACAACATTCTGGAGCGGCCCGATTCGGATCTCAGCGTGCTTGAGCCGGAGACCGCCGAAAATCAGGAGCTCGGGCTTCGCTACCGCGGTGACCGTCTCTTCCTGACGGCGACCTACTACCAGATCGACTTCAGCAACAGGATTATATTCCTGGGAGCTGAGAGCGTTGCAGGGCCCAATTATCTCATTGGTGATACGGGTACCTATTTCAACGCTGGAGGCATCGACTCCACAGGTTTCGAGGTAACCGCCGATCTGCGCCTCACCGATTCCCTGTCTCTCTATTCGGCCTACAGCCTGAGTGATTCAACCTATATCGGTACCGGAGACCCTCTTGTTGACGCCGGCTTGGGTGTTGTTCCCGGGAACGATGTCACGGGCATTCCGGACCAACAACTGGTCATGTCCCTTGATTGGTCCTGGGAGCGGTTTTCCGCAGGTATCAGCGCCAAGTACACGGGAGAGCGCCCGGTGCGTCTGGATAACAGCTGGATTGCCGACTCCTACACGACGGCGGATGCCTACCTTACGGTCACGGGTGGTTCCCGGGGGGACTTCCTTCAGGGCTGGAACATCTCGCTTCTCGTGAATAATGCTTTCGATGAGGATTATCTCGGAGGCATTTCGGGGCAGGGCGCCTGGATCGGCGCACCGCGAACGGTGTCAGCATCCTTCACCGTCGACTTCTAA
- a CDS encoding class I SAM-dependent methyltransferase gives MTSLALLLAILPDDDERLRFVAGICSNGVMDYYRQHAQMLTEQYNSLSPGVVHAAWKHLLPREPGLAADIGAGSGRDANWLASLGWDVVAVEPEVAFRQRAMSESHPQVSWLDDKLPKLHRLRDSDTRFNLILVSAVWMHLSPRQREIAFRVLSNLLAPGGLLVISLRHEPDAGVREARSFYEVSSEELLTFAKQRALVLTVRQRSADALGRDGVSWETLCFRLPDDGTGSLP, from the coding sequence ATGACCTCGTTGGCGCTGTTGCTCGCAATCCTGCCGGATGATGATGAACGTCTCCGCTTTGTCGCCGGCATCTGCTCTAATGGCGTCATGGATTATTACCGGCAACACGCGCAGATGCTCACGGAGCAGTACAACAGTCTCTCCCCGGGCGTTGTGCACGCTGCTTGGAAGCACCTGCTACCTAGGGAGCCGGGTCTAGCCGCCGATATAGGTGCCGGAAGTGGCCGCGACGCCAACTGGCTGGCGAGCCTGGGTTGGGACGTGGTGGCAGTAGAGCCCGAAGTTGCGTTCCGGCAGCGCGCAATGAGCGAGAGTCATCCCCAGGTAAGTTGGCTGGATGACAAGCTGCCCAAGCTCCATCGTCTCAGGGATTCGGACACGCGCTTTAACCTGATTCTCGTCAGTGCTGTATGGATGCATTTGTCGCCCCGGCAACGCGAAATCGCCTTCAGGGTTCTGAGCAACCTCCTGGCCCCGGGTGGTCTGCTGGTGATAAGTCTACGGCATGAGCCAGATGCCGGGGTGCGCGAAGCCCGAAGTTTTTACGAGGTCTCCTCGGAGGAGTTACTCACTTTTGCGAAACAGCGTGCGTTGGTGCTCACTGTACGCCAACGCAGCGCGGACGCGCTGGGACGGGACGGGGTCAGCTGGGAAACCCTGTGTTTCCGACTACCCGATGACGGTACGGGTAGTCTGCCCTAA
- a CDS encoding SDR family NAD(P)-dependent oxidoreductase produces MTQSTRFAGKTVIVTGSSTGIGAGIAKRVHDEGANVIINARNAQKCEELAATLEAERTLVVPGDVSKSAFADEIVAAAVEKFGGLDVLVNNAGVGGSSMLHKTSDDEIDRIIDINVKGVIYLCRAAIPHLQKNSGSIVNISSVSGIGGDSLLPVYNASKGAVTNLTRGLALQVGGMGIRVNAINPSITRSDMVEDITGNDALMQGFMQRVALGRIGEPEDIAAAAAFLASEDASFITGVNLPVDGGVSASNGQPNFMALL; encoded by the coding sequence ATGACTCAATCAACACGCTTTGCTGGCAAAACCGTTATTGTGACGGGCTCGTCCACCGGTATTGGCGCGGGTATCGCCAAACGCGTCCATGACGAGGGAGCCAACGTCATCATCAATGCGCGCAATGCCCAAAAGTGCGAGGAACTCGCGGCAACACTTGAAGCCGAGCGTACCCTTGTCGTTCCCGGTGATGTCAGCAAAAGCGCTTTTGCCGACGAGATTGTCGCCGCGGCTGTCGAAAAGTTTGGTGGACTGGACGTGCTGGTAAACAATGCCGGTGTCGGCGGTTCCTCCATGCTCCATAAAACCAGCGACGATGAGATTGACCGCATTATTGATATCAATGTGAAGGGCGTTATCTACCTTTGCCGCGCTGCGATCCCCCATCTGCAGAAAAACTCGGGATCCATCGTTAACATTTCCAGCGTTTCGGGTATCGGCGGAGATTCCCTGCTCCCGGTTTACAACGCATCCAAAGGTGCGGTGACCAACCTCACAAGAGGACTCGCGCTCCAGGTTGGGGGCATGGGCATCCGGGTCAACGCGATCAACCCGTCGATCACCCGCTCTGACATGGTCGAGGACATCACTGGCAACGACGCCTTGATGCAGGGCTTCATGCAGCGCGTGGCCCTCGGTCGCATTGGCGAACCCGAAGATATCGCGGCGGCGGCTGCGTTTCTTGCCAGCGAAGACGCCAGCTTTATCACAGGGGTCAACCTGCCCGTTGATGGTGGTGTGAGTGCATCCAACGGGCAGCCGAATTTTATGGCGCTTTTGTAA
- a CDS encoding midcut-by-XrtH protein: MPAFIVRTAVLFIERTRDCLRAAVLWLLCLPAYGQIVTAPAPLPPASVPGLNAWATGLLALLLIVITGITLRRRPQLRGAFAGLFSLGLLVTGATQFSEVRAAVQLAFSNPEGEEVEIAVFPLIERGEVVSFEVATFANNANVRLRLESVTLPQYDQCFPSGLESPLGAPIEAMGSDPLCATGLELNPGEQCALNVHEVCAEVAEESQATLLIEPREIVLEAPGDSLDVTITNSSSSPVPAQDVSLDLGPEFSVAGNCPSELQPGESCTLQVTAESNELSANIVARGSNTFATEAPVNPPPPPPPAPPTTEDGQRILLGGAPAPEPPPAPGEPAPVLSDGLIPTEMSGGDDLFTGGSFEAYDGFMRFYLINYLEDENFVDLSTEGLSITHSPELNVITDCPAELAPFEDCELLVTASEPGNYSINFAALNAKPTSVPVEVTEWIPDANLTEDQLASIGAPSTCSPFNFSFGQGIVDFLPRPQLDVLNQQSQQTFTENGWTVRSCGSSYLFLQFVTGNSIPVRVLGLIEGDFEPTPSGVWSQLDSIDPARKTTLTDTIVYSVQTGYEADALLPEDVPSALADALNRSYSGTLRLKAGYHATAEITLGGLLADVVGAMHYPTSNIVMTTGRELPPEQLEGPTLEPRGGNWQQAPGEEEEEEEEPVNYIELAHADLWSDSAGIQGLTLLDTTVYYDSENTFGFWGVGSFESNPVSLFYRGPLKVSRNPRTYREAQIGFGARDITMDAYLRFIAAYEARYPRLAAGAVGAFDTVDDFFTTAISPMNALPLDVVAIRNDALASFVGSFKSGDPFPDFSVFNMVILGPDAESRDGVQGPHVELRGTAELFNQEMGSLEFVASESGASGKVTGNPALDLGAVAGISLGALSPTAELEFFGSPSGAGMVLEGEFAGGSLPGTNITLNFSANSVNFALPGDCAKPLAIAASASLPPGSRQSFSPGNVVFIPTASLPDPADFLACAEDIYFLVRDGVVYAFNGAVELLEFGNSLLPENEVTRLGIDGVKFAGGAIIDAPEDILNVGRDLPGVGTAIQTAIDLADAQARAEAAAQEAQRAAEEAAQAAQAAAEQAAAAVAQAVQLVSDFISNPSGALSNALNNVSNEFRSLIGGSSGPSTRTLSVLSGQGLPFDVLDVSVGHNPISNNRWVLDTDGTPWKEINSGNSRFYRGVRAGLPPGVVGRRIDADPNGGAYMVTNTGELYAIMDTASTWKKSNILATDVGVGGGNIWVTSTEPLYGSYRIYRAPYAGRGQVSFNWRPINGAAQRIDVGGNGRAWVINNSFEVWEYTAGGTFQFRSFLAADITVNANSRAFVASLDDKGYGGGQLYFRENGIWNPMNASGVAIGAGSTSSFFWANNAGDLYRGCCLF, from the coding sequence ATGCCCGCATTCATTGTCAGGACCGCCGTCTTGTTCATTGAGAGGACCCGTGATTGTCTCCGCGCAGCGGTGCTTTGGCTGCTGTGCCTGCCGGCCTACGGTCAGATCGTAACCGCGCCAGCCCCCCTTCCACCCGCTTCCGTGCCGGGTCTCAATGCCTGGGCGACGGGACTTCTCGCGCTATTGCTTATCGTAATTACCGGAATCACCCTGCGACGGCGCCCGCAACTTCGCGGGGCCTTTGCGGGATTGTTTTCACTGGGCCTACTCGTCACTGGTGCGACGCAGTTTTCCGAGGTAAGGGCGGCGGTGCAACTTGCCTTTTCAAATCCCGAGGGCGAGGAAGTAGAAATCGCCGTATTCCCACTGATCGAGCGGGGCGAGGTAGTGTCCTTTGAGGTAGCGACGTTCGCCAACAACGCCAATGTGCGACTACGATTAGAGTCGGTGACCCTGCCTCAATACGATCAGTGTTTTCCTTCGGGCCTGGAGTCTCCTCTGGGCGCGCCTATTGAGGCGATGGGCAGTGACCCTCTGTGCGCGACAGGACTGGAGCTCAACCCCGGTGAACAGTGTGCCCTGAATGTCCACGAAGTCTGTGCCGAAGTTGCCGAGGAGAGCCAGGCGACTCTGCTCATCGAGCCCCGGGAGATTGTCCTCGAGGCACCCGGTGACAGCCTCGATGTCACCATCACAAACTCGTCCTCATCGCCTGTCCCCGCGCAGGATGTGAGCCTGGATCTTGGGCCGGAGTTTAGCGTGGCGGGGAACTGCCCGAGCGAACTCCAGCCCGGCGAGTCCTGCACTCTGCAGGTCACCGCCGAGTCCAACGAGCTGTCGGCCAATATTGTTGCCCGAGGTTCCAATACCTTTGCTACCGAGGCCCCTGTCAATCCTCCGCCCCCGCCACCGCCGGCGCCGCCCACCACCGAAGACGGACAACGTATTCTGTTGGGCGGCGCGCCTGCGCCGGAGCCTCCGCCAGCCCCCGGGGAGCCAGCGCCCGTGCTATCCGACGGCCTGATCCCCACAGAGATGTCTGGAGGTGATGATCTTTTTACCGGCGGCAGCTTCGAAGCCTATGACGGCTTCATGCGTTTTTATCTGATCAACTACCTAGAGGATGAGAACTTTGTCGACCTGTCCACCGAGGGCTTGTCCATTACCCATTCCCCGGAGCTGAATGTCATCACCGACTGTCCGGCAGAGCTGGCACCTTTCGAGGACTGTGAATTGCTCGTGACGGCCAGTGAGCCAGGGAACTACAGCATCAACTTTGCCGCGCTCAATGCAAAGCCCACGTCGGTTCCCGTCGAGGTGACTGAGTGGATCCCTGATGCAAACCTGACGGAAGATCAATTGGCGAGCATTGGCGCACCAAGCACCTGTAGTCCGTTTAACTTCTCCTTTGGACAGGGCATCGTCGATTTTCTGCCACGCCCGCAGCTCGACGTCCTGAATCAGCAGTCCCAACAGACGTTTACGGAAAATGGCTGGACGGTGCGCTCCTGCGGCTCGTCCTACCTCTTTCTTCAGTTTGTTACCGGCAATTCCATCCCCGTTCGCGTTCTGGGTCTCATCGAGGGTGACTTTGAACCCACCCCATCGGGCGTTTGGTCCCAGTTGGACTCCATCGACCCCGCAAGAAAGACAACCCTGACGGACACCATCGTGTATTCGGTGCAGACCGGCTACGAAGCCGATGCACTGCTTCCGGAGGACGTTCCCAGCGCACTCGCCGATGCACTCAACAGATCCTATAGCGGAACCCTTCGACTTAAGGCCGGCTACCACGCCACCGCGGAAATCACCCTGGGAGGCTTGCTGGCAGATGTAGTTGGCGCAATGCACTACCCGACAAGCAATATCGTCATGACCACAGGTCGGGAGCTACCCCCGGAGCAGCTGGAAGGGCCAACGCTGGAACCCCGGGGCGGCAACTGGCAACAGGCACCGGGTGAGGAGGAAGAGGAAGAAGAAGAGCCGGTCAATTACATCGAGCTGGCCCACGCGGACTTATGGAGCGACAGCGCGGGCATTCAGGGTTTGACCCTGCTGGATACCACCGTCTACTACGATTCAGAAAATACCTTCGGATTCTGGGGCGTAGGCTCCTTCGAGAGCAATCCCGTGTCCCTGTTCTATCGGGGCCCCCTCAAGGTATCCCGAAACCCTCGAACCTACCGGGAAGCACAAATCGGCTTTGGTGCGCGGGATATCACCATGGATGCCTACCTCAGGTTTATAGCGGCCTACGAGGCCCGCTATCCCCGTCTTGCTGCCGGCGCCGTGGGTGCTTTTGATACCGTCGATGACTTCTTTACGACGGCAATATCACCGATGAACGCACTACCTCTGGATGTTGTCGCTATTCGCAATGATGCCCTCGCCAGTTTCGTGGGTAGCTTTAAATCCGGAGATCCATTCCCCGATTTCAGCGTCTTTAACATGGTCATACTGGGCCCGGATGCCGAATCCAGAGACGGCGTGCAGGGTCCGCATGTCGAGCTACGGGGCACAGCAGAGCTATTCAACCAGGAGATGGGATCTCTGGAATTCGTAGCGTCGGAAAGCGGCGCCAGCGGCAAGGTGACGGGTAATCCCGCTCTCGACCTTGGAGCTGTTGCAGGAATAAGTCTCGGCGCCCTGAGTCCGACGGCAGAACTCGAATTCTTTGGCTCACCCTCGGGCGCGGGTATGGTCCTGGAGGGAGAGTTTGCCGGCGGATCACTACCTGGAACCAACATCACGCTCAACTTCAGCGCGAACTCTGTGAACTTTGCCCTGCCCGGAGACTGCGCGAAACCTCTGGCGATCGCAGCCTCGGCCTCTTTGCCCCCCGGGTCACGCCAAAGCTTTTCGCCAGGTAATGTCGTCTTCATACCGACGGCATCGCTACCTGATCCTGCGGACTTTCTCGCCTGCGCCGAGGACATCTATTTTCTCGTGCGCGATGGCGTCGTCTACGCGTTTAATGGCGCAGTTGAACTCCTGGAATTCGGCAACAGCCTGCTGCCCGAGAACGAAGTGACTCGCCTGGGTATCGACGGGGTCAAATTTGCAGGGGGCGCGATTATTGATGCGCCGGAAGACATCCTCAACGTTGGCCGGGATTTGCCGGGCGTCGGTACCGCCATCCAGACGGCTATCGATCTGGCGGACGCACAGGCCCGGGCCGAAGCCGCGGCCCAGGAAGCGCAAAGGGCAGCAGAAGAAGCTGCCCAAGCGGCTCAAGCTGCCGCGGAACAGGCCGCAGCAGCAGTCGCACAGGCGGTACAGCTGGTGAGTGATTTCATCAGTAACCCGTCAGGAGCGCTTAGCAACGCCCTCAACAACGTCTCGAACGAGTTTAGAAGCCTTATCGGCGGGAGTAGTGGCCCATCAACGCGGACTCTCAGTGTATTAAGTGGCCAGGGATTGCCCTTTGATGTCCTCGACGTGTCCGTCGGGCACAACCCGATATCAAACAACCGCTGGGTTCTGGACACCGATGGCACTCCCTGGAAAGAAATCAATAGCGGAAACTCCAGGTTCTATCGTGGCGTGCGCGCAGGTTTACCACCCGGTGTCGTCGGGCGTCGCATAGACGCCGACCCCAACGGCGGCGCGTACATGGTAACGAACACCGGTGAACTCTATGCCATCATGGATACCGCCAGCACCTGGAAGAAGTCAAACATTCTTGCCACGGACGTTGGCGTGGGGGGCGGGAACATCTGGGTGACCAGCACGGAGCCCCTCTATGGCAGCTACAGAATCTACCGGGCACCCTATGCGGGCCGCGGGCAGGTAAGCTTTAACTGGCGGCCCATCAACGGTGCGGCGCAGCGTATCGACGTCGGTGGCAACGGCCGCGCCTGGGTGATCAATAACTCCTTTGAAGTCTGGGAATACACCGCGGGCGGCACTTTCCAATTCCGGAGCTTCCTGGCTGCCGATATTACGGTAAACGCCAACAGCCGCGCCTTCGTGGCGAGCCTGGATGACAAGGGCTATGGGGGTGGCCAGCTCTACTTCCGCGAAAACGGTATCTGGAATCCCATGAATGCCAGCGGAGTGGCCATCGGTGCAGGCAGTACCAGTAGCTTTTTTTGGGCGAACAACGCCGGCGATCTCTATCGGGGATGCTGCCTCTTCTGA
- the truC gene encoding tRNA pseudouridine(65) synthase TruC produces the protein MHPDAERLEIIYRDSDLVVINKPPGLLVHRSKIDRQETRFALQLLRDQIGQHVFPVHRLDKPTSGLLVFALNPEMAKRLADQFARREVSKQYLAVVRGYAPGHGTIDHALTEKRDPIADKRANTSKAPQEALTHYRRLAQIEWPVAVDRYPQARYSLVELRPHTGRKHQLRRHMKHIGHPIIGDANHGKGVHNRFFAETLNCPRLLLACTGLSFDHRASGGSLSLRARPGVAFEGLLATFGWLKESGFNDGGALP, from the coding sequence ATGCATCCCGACGCGGAGCGGCTAGAGATCATCTATCGCGACAGCGACCTGGTGGTGATCAACAAACCACCCGGGCTTTTGGTGCACCGAAGCAAGATTGATCGCCAGGAGACGCGTTTTGCTCTGCAATTGCTCCGCGATCAGATCGGGCAGCATGTGTTTCCCGTTCACAGGCTTGATAAACCGACATCGGGTTTGCTCGTTTTTGCGTTGAACCCAGAAATGGCGAAACGTTTGGCTGATCAGTTCGCACGCCGGGAAGTGTCAAAGCAGTACCTGGCGGTAGTGCGCGGCTACGCCCCGGGCCATGGCACGATCGACCATGCGCTAACCGAGAAGCGCGATCCCATTGCAGATAAACGGGCCAATACCAGCAAAGCGCCCCAGGAGGCGCTCACCCATTATCGACGGCTCGCGCAAATTGAGTGGCCCGTGGCGGTGGATCGCTATCCCCAGGCACGCTACTCCCTGGTGGAGTTGCGCCCCCACACGGGCCGCAAACATCAGCTGCGGCGGCATATGAAGCACATTGGCCATCCCATCATCGGCGATGCCAATCATGGCAAGGGCGTTCACAATCGGTTCTTTGCCGAAACGCTCAATTGCCCTCGCTTACTGCTGGCCTGCACCGGCCTGAGCTTTGACCACCGTGCCTCGGGAGGATCTCTGAGCCTGCGGGCTCGGCCTGGTGTTGCCTTCGAGGGCCTATTGGCCACCTTCGGCTGGCTAAAGGAATCAGGTTTTAATGACGGCGGCGCTTTACCGTGA
- a CDS encoding thioesterase family protein produces the protein MLFTDLLAATTRDSDALRLNAPDSWKQDRTLYGGLTSSVALHAARELTGESRKLRSALISFVGPSADEILATAQLLRSGRTAATVRASLSSGGTSATEALLTFSDTRDSAVLCEPSPANAVTAPDLANALDLAAKGGPVFIRNFDIVPAGGSIPMSGASVPEMTWWARHKDPSARGSDLGLLCIGDVLPPAALTMATKPVAVSSVTWMIDIVADDLSTEDGWYLFRSSAECVRGGFSTQDMSIWNSEGELVAKGRQTVTMFG, from the coding sequence GTGCTTTTCACCGACCTCCTCGCGGCAACTACCCGCGATTCAGACGCCCTGCGCCTGAACGCCCCTGACAGCTGGAAACAAGACCGAACGCTTTATGGCGGCCTCACTAGCAGTGTCGCGCTGCACGCCGCCCGAGAACTCACGGGTGAGTCGAGGAAGCTTCGCTCGGCGTTGATATCTTTCGTAGGGCCCAGCGCCGATGAAATCCTCGCTACGGCACAGCTGCTCAGATCTGGCCGCACCGCGGCGACGGTGCGCGCATCCCTCAGTAGCGGTGGAACATCAGCAACCGAGGCGTTGCTGACTTTTTCGGATACGCGCGATTCCGCCGTACTCTGCGAGCCTTCACCGGCAAACGCGGTTACGGCCCCGGACCTCGCGAACGCCCTTGATCTTGCGGCGAAGGGCGGCCCTGTGTTCATCAGAAACTTTGACATCGTGCCTGCGGGTGGAAGTATTCCCATGTCCGGTGCGTCAGTGCCAGAAATGACCTGGTGGGCACGGCACAAAGATCCCTCGGCACGAGGGTCTGACCTCGGGCTGCTTTGCATCGGCGATGTTCTTCCACCGGCGGCCCTCACTATGGCCACGAAGCCCGTAGCGGTGAGCAGCGTGACCTGGATGATTGATATCGTCGCCGACGACCTTTCGACCGAGGACGGCTGGTATCTTTTCCGTTCCAGCGCCGAATGCGTTCGCGGCGGGTTTTCGACCCAGGACATGTCTATCTGGAACAGCGAGGGCGAATTGGTGGCGAAGGGGCGACAAACGGTAACGATGTTTGGATAA
- a CDS encoding spermidine synthase, giving the protein MPHSSSTRKALLILGMIGALLGFVDVSQEDVTPTAASSATRELVFEASSTFNRRVFVVDEGGYRSLRFGDINDRDQTRIRPGHPKQLPMPYLRSAAIGLAVPKKVDRLLMIGLGGGAFATFIQARFPDIYIDALEIDPVVARAATDFFGLNEDPKLQIHVVDAVDFVQTKRAAYDFIFLDAYDADQLPDALTTHRFFSDVKANLAKGGVVVANIAIKSDFAARAVAERLMGFYDFCLHLRSRPSLNDVLLLADQPLPRRKDLLQWVQNAVGEGATLEGMKEHIRRADNCR; this is encoded by the coding sequence ATGCCTCATAGCTCCAGCACAAGAAAAGCGCTGCTCATTCTTGGCATGATCGGCGCGCTCCTGGGTTTTGTGGATGTAAGCCAGGAAGACGTCACTCCCACCGCCGCCTCTTCGGCAACACGCGAGCTGGTCTTTGAGGCCTCCAGCACCTTCAACCGCAGAGTGTTTGTGGTCGATGAGGGTGGCTATCGCTCCCTCCGCTTCGGCGATATCAATGATCGCGATCAGACCCGTATAAGACCCGGGCACCCTAAACAGTTGCCCATGCCCTACCTGCGCAGCGCCGCCATCGGCTTGGCGGTGCCAAAAAAGGTGGATCGCTTATTAATGATCGGCCTGGGCGGCGGCGCTTTTGCCACTTTTATCCAGGCTCGGTTTCCTGACATCTATATCGATGCTCTGGAGATCGATCCCGTCGTCGCCCGGGCAGCTACCGATTTTTTTGGCCTGAATGAAGACCCGAAGCTTCAGATCCACGTGGTGGACGCTGTCGATTTTGTACAGACAAAGCGCGCGGCTTATGACTTTATTTTTCTAGATGCCTACGACGCCGATCAACTTCCTGATGCCTTGACCACGCATCGTTTTTTCAGCGACGTGAAAGCGAATCTCGCCAAGGGCGGCGTTGTTGTAGCGAACATAGCGATCAAGAGCGACTTTGCAGCAAGGGCCGTGGCAGAACGACTGATGGGCTTTTACGATTTCTGTTTGCATTTACGCAGCAGGCCCAGCCTGAATGACGTACTCCTTCTGGCTGACCAACCGCTGCCTCGACGAAAAGACCTCCTGCAGTGGGTCCAGAACGCCGTCGGTGAGGGAGCAACATTAGAAGGAATGAAAGAGCATATCCGCAGAGCGGACAACTGTCGTTGA